A DNA window from Archocentrus centrarchus isolate MPI-CPG fArcCen1 chromosome 15, fArcCen1, whole genome shotgun sequence contains the following coding sequences:
- the nanp gene encoding N-acylneuraminate-9-phosphatase: MAVKAILFDLDNTLIETSQANGVAIQKTSELLKTTLGLDDNTVGTICDKFKQKLFHESFDQSAGRSIDDVRMCHWEESIKETLGSCSMPSLAAHCYYMWKKSRLELLTLSPEVCNLLKQLRSRYKLLLLTNGVAQTQREKVETAGCEEFFDAIVIGGEHPEQKPFLSIFKLCFSMLEVEAQDCVMVGDSLDTDIQGGLNAGIRATVWITGAGGVVSDSTVKPDYTITTVLDLPDVLAQLQ; the protein is encoded by the exons ATGGCTGTGAAGGCGATTTTGTTTGATTTGGACAACACGCTCATTGAAACGAGTCAGGCAAATGGAGTGGCGATACAAAAG ACCAGTGAATTATTGAAGACCACGTTGGGCCTTGATGATAACACCGTCGGCACCATTTGTGACAAATTCAAGCAGAAACTCTTCCATGAGAGCTTTGACCAATCAGCTGGCAGATCCATAGATGATGTCCGTATGTGCCACTGGGAGGAAAGCATCAAGGAGACTCTAGGGAGCTGCTCCATGCCTTCTCTGGCAGCCCACTGTTATTACATGTGGAAAAAAAGTCGCCTGGAGCTTCTCACTCTGTCCCCTGAAGTATGCAACCTCCTGAAACAGCTGCGCAGCAGatacaagctgctgctgctgaccaacgGGGTAGCCCAGACCCAGAGAGAGAAAGTGGAGACGGCCGGATGCGAGGAGTTCTTCGATGCCATCGTGATTGGAGGAGAACATCCGGAGCAGAAACCGTTCCTCTCTATCTTCAAGTTGTGTTTCAGCATGCTGGAGGTGGAGGCCCAGGACTGTGTGATGGTGGGAGACTCTCTGGACACAGATATTCAGGGGGGCTTGAACGCCGGCATTCGGGCCACAGTTTGGATTACCGGTGCAGGAGGTGTTGTGTCAGATAGCACGGTGAAACCAGACTACACTATCACAACGGTGCTGGACCTGCCAGATGTTCTGGCACAGCTGCAATAA
- the polr1b gene encoding DNA-directed RNA polymerase I subunit RPA2, translating into MDFSSKWSSLPKGPSLKNLTDGSFGRMKDTQDAAIQDLTRAHIESFDQAVTHGLNRVVQAIPPLEFMFKNDRISLTFVEATIHNPVVAKGNICKEMKVFPAECRGRRCSYKGKIVADISWSINGVPKGIIKQSLGHVPIMVKSKLCNLYSMTPKELVEHHEEAEEMGGYFIVNGIEKVIRMLIMPRRNYPIAMSRPKWKNRGQGYTQYGISMRCVREEHTAINMNLHYLENGTVMLNFIYQKELFFLPLGFALKALVDFTDFQIYQELIKGREDNSFYKTCVSEMLRIVMEEGCTTRSKVQAYLGERFRVKMNLPEWYTNEQCASFLLDECICIHLKSDVEKFYLLCLMTRKLFSFAKQECMEENPDSIMCQEVLTPGQLYLMFLKERMTAWLVSVKLSFDKRASKLSGGWSTEIMMKMFNMGSELTKPFEYLLATGNLHSKTGLGMLQNTGLCVVADKLNFIRYLSHFRCVHRGAAFAKMRTTSVRKLLPESWGFLCPVHTPDGEPCGLMNHMTASCEIVAVTLATVSLPALLCSLGVTPLDGTPGQAFSDCYPVVLDGAVVGWVETDLAPAVVESLRRFKVLREKMIPPWTEIVLVPKTGKASLYPGLFLFTTPCRMVRPVQNLAFGKQELIGTFEQLYINVGISEDEIEPGVTTHQELFPHSMLSVVANFIPYSDHNQSPRNMYQCQMGKQTMGFPLHSFMDRCDNKLYRLQTPQSPLVRPYMYDHYSLDNYPSGTNAIVAVISYTGYDMEDAMIVNKSSWERGFAHGSIYKTELVDLADKVRGEDSVVFGTKPGDPKVKEKLDADGLPFIGSTLQYGDPFYSYINLNTGQTYVTYYKSQEVCVVDNIKICSNDSGSGRFKRICITVRVPRNPTIGDKFASRHGQKGILSRLWPAEDMPFTESGMTPDILFNPHGFPSRMTIGMLIESMAGKSGALHGLSHDATPFTFSEENSALDYFGELLRAGGYNYYGTERLYSGLSGQELEADIFIGVVYYQRLRHMVSDKFQVRTTGARDKVTNQPVGGRNIQGGIRFGEMERDALLAHGSSFLLHDRLFNCSDRSVAQVCVDCGSLLSPLLEKPPPHWSAMCHRKTVCTLCGKSDSIDSVSVPYVFRYFVAELAAMNIKVKLEVK; encoded by the exons ATGGACTTTTCAAGTAAGTGGAGTAGTCTTCCCAAAGGTCCGAGTCTAAAAAATCTGACCGATGGAAGCTTCGGACGGATGAAGGACACCCAAGATGCTGCTATCCAGGATCTGACCAGAGCTCACATCGAGTCCTTTGACCAAGCTGTCACACACGGACTCAACCGCGTTGTGCAG GCCATCCCCCCCTTAGAGTTCATGTTCAAAAACGACAGGATCAGCCTCACCTTTGTCGAAGCCACCATTCACAACCCAGTGGTTGCCAAAGGGAACATCTGTAAGGAAATGAAGGTGTTCCCAGCGGAGTGCCGGGGAAGAAGATGCTCATACAAAGGAAAGATAGTG gcagaCATCAGCTGGTCAATCAATGGAGTTCCCAAAGGCATCATCAAGCAGTCTCTGGGTCATGTGCCAATCATGGTGAAGTCCAAGCTGTGTAACCTGTATAGCATGACTCCCAAAGAGCTCGTAGAGCATCACGAAGAAGCCGAG GAAATGGGAGGTTATTTCATCGTGAATGGAATTGAGAAGGTCATCCGCATGCTGATAATGCCGAGGAGGAACTATCCCATTGCCATGTCAAGACCCAAGTGGAAGAACAGGGGTCAGGGATACACTCAGTATG GTATTTCTATGCGTTGTGTGAGGGAAGAGCACACTGCAATCAACATGAACCTGCATTATCTGGAAAATGGGACTGTGATGCTGAACTTCATCTACCAGAAAGAGCTCTTCTTCCTTCCGCTAGGCTTTGCATTAAAG GCCCTGGTGGACTTCACAGACTTTCAGATCTACCAGGAGCTCATCAAAGGCCGCGAAGACAATTCTTTCTACAAGACCTGTGTGTCTGAGATGCTGCGCATCGTTATGGAGGAGGGCTGCACCACCCGCAGCAAGGTGCAAGCTTACCTCGGAGAGCGCTTCAGGGTTAAGATGAACCTTCCTGAGTGGTACACAAATGAACAGTGTGCCAGCTTCCTGTTAGA TGAGTGCATCTGCATCCACCTGAAGTCAGACGTGGAGAAGTTCTACCTGCTCTGTCTAATGACGAGGAAGCTCTTCTCATTTGCCAAACAGGAGTGCATGGAAGAAAACCCTGACAGCATCATGTGCCAGGAAGTGCTCACTCCCGGTCAGCTCTACCTCATGTTTCTGAAG GAGAGAATGACTGCGTGGTTGGTGTCTGTTAAGCTGTCCTTTGACAAAAGAGCCAGCAAACTCTCTGGCGGCTGGAGCACTGAAATAATGATGAAGATGTTCAACATGGGCAGTGAATTGACCAAACCATTTGAATATCTGCTGGCCACTGGGAACCTCCATTCCAAGACAG GTCTCGGCATGCTTCAAAACACCGGCCTGTGTGTTGTGGCCGACAAGCTCAACTTCATTCGCTACCTGTCTCACTTCCGCTGCGTGCACAGAGGAGCAGCGTTTGCTAAGATGAGGACCACCTCTGTGCGTAAGCTGCTGCCCGAGTCCTGGGGCTTCCTGTGTCCTGTCCACACTCCGGACGGAGAGCCGTGCGGACTCATGAACCACATGACAGCCAGCTGTGAAATTGTGGCCGTGACTTTGGCCACCGTGTCActccctgctctgctctgttcgCTTG GTGTTACTCCACTGGATGGAACTCCTGGACAGGCTTTTTCAGACTGTTATCCTGTGGTCCTGGACGGTGCTGTTGTAGGCTGGGTGGAGACCGACTTAGCTCCAGCTGTGGTCGAGTCCCTGCGCAGGTTCAAG GTGTTGAGAGAGAAGATGATCCCTCCTTGGACAGAGATCGTTCTGGTTCCCAAAACAGGCAAGGCCAGCTTATATCCAGGCTTGTTCCTCTTCACAACACCTTGCCGCATGGTGCGACCTGTACAAAACTTGGCTTTTGGCAAGCAAGAGTTGATTGGCACCTTTGAACAG CTTTACATCAACGTTGGAATCTCGGAGGATGAGATTGAACCAGGAGTAACCACGCACCAGGAGCTCTTCCCTCACAGTATGCTCAGTGTGGTGGCAAACTTCATCCCATACTCAGACCACAACCAGAGTCCTAGGAACATGTACCAGTGTCAGATGG GTAAGCAGACTATGGGCTTCCCCCTGCACTCATTCATGGATCGCTGTGATAACAAGCTGTACCGACTCCAGACCCCACAGAGCCCACTAGTCAGGCCTTATATGTACGACCACTACAGCCTGGACAACTACCCCAGCGGCACCAATGCCATTGTGGCCGTCATATCCTACACAGGCTACGACATGGAAGATGCCATG ATTGTGAACAAGTCATCATGGGAGAGAGGGTTTGCCCACGGAAGTATCTACAAGACGGAGCTGGTGGACCTGGCAGACAAGGTGAGGGGAGAAGACAGCgtggtgtttggaaccaaacCAGGTGACcctaaagtgaaagaaaaactggATGCTGATGGACTGCCTTTCATTGGCTCAACACTTCAGTATGGAGACCCCTTCTACAGCTACATCAACCTCAACACAGGGCAGACCTATGTCACCTACTACAA GAGCCAAGAGGTCTGTGTTGTTGACAATATAAAGATCTGCAGTAATGACAGTGGCTCAGGCCGCTTTAAAcgcatctgcatcactgtacGGGTGCCACGAAATCCCACCATCGGCGACAAGTTTGCCAGCCGCCACGGTCAAAAGGGCATCCTGAGCCGCCTGTGGCCAGCAGAGGACATGCCCTTCACAGAGAGCGGCATGACTCCGGACATCCTGTTCAACCCCCACGGTTTCCCCTCCCGTATGACGATCGGGATGCTGATTGAGAGCATGGCCGGTAAGTCCGGCGCCCTGCACGGCCTCAGCCACGATGCCACTCCCTTCACCTTCTCTGAGGAGAACTCGGCGCTCGATTACTTTGGTGAACTGCTTCGGGCGGGTGGCTATAACTACTACGGTACAGAGCGGCTGTACAGCGGACTGAGCGGTCAGGAGCTAGAGGCGGACATCTTCATCGGCGTCGTCTATTACCAGCGGCTACGTCACATGGTCTCTGACAAGTTTCAAGTTAGGACCACAGGAGCACGAGACAAAGTGACCAACCAGCCTGTAGGAGGAAGGAACATCCAGGGGGGCATCCGTTTCGGGGAGATGGAGCGAGACGCCCTGCTGGCTCACGGCTCTTCATTCTTGCTTCACGATCGCCTCTTCAACTGCTCAGACCGCTCAGTGGCTCAGGTGTGTGTTGACTGTGGCAGCCTTCTCTCCCCTCTGTTAGAGAAACCGCCACCCCACTGGTCGGCCATGTGCCACCGTAAGACTGTCTGCACCCTGTGCGGCAAAAGCGACTCTATTGACTCTGTGTCTGTTCCTTACGTCTTCCGCTACTTTGTAGCTGAGCTTGCTGCAATGAACATCAAAGTTAAATTAGAAGTCAAGTGA